The following coding sequences are from one Streptomyces angustmyceticus window:
- a CDS encoding APC family permease — protein sequence MPELLDERVGFVRRIGLFQATAINMSQMCGIGPFVTIPLMVAAFGGPQAVTGFLAGAVLALADGLVWAELGASLPGAGGSYVYLRQAFQYRTGKLMPFLFVWTAMLFIPLGMSTGVIGFVQYLGYLWPDMTPGQGDLVGLVVTAGILALLWRRVENIARLTVVLWTVMIASVALVITAAFTHFSPERAFTYPAHAFELTSGHFWTGFAAGLTIGIYDYLGYNTVAYMGAEIRRPGRTIPRAVLTSITGIMTIYLLLQIGTLGVVDWRDMLDPHSTASSSVASAVLERAWGRGAADTVTVLILVTAVASVFTGLLGGSRVPYDAARDRVFFRPYGTLHPRHRFPVLGLLTMGAVMAAGFLLGRHTDLATIIQLLTTVMVIVQSLAQIAAVTVLRRRQPGLRRPYRMWLYPVPSLVGLVGWLVIYGYADANSPGRHPIEWSLAWVGAGVVAFLAWARYEKEWPFGPKRISEEYLHGADPDAERPGGDEGERGIEGTVGAAGGS from the coding sequence CTGTTCCAGGCCACCGCCATCAACATGAGCCAGATGTGCGGGATCGGCCCCTTCGTGACCATCCCGCTGATGGTCGCGGCATTCGGCGGGCCGCAGGCCGTGACCGGGTTCCTGGCGGGTGCCGTCCTGGCGCTCGCGGACGGGCTGGTGTGGGCCGAGCTGGGGGCGTCGCTGCCCGGCGCGGGAGGCAGTTACGTCTACCTTCGGCAGGCGTTCCAGTACCGCACCGGCAAGCTGATGCCGTTCCTGTTCGTCTGGACGGCCATGCTGTTCATCCCGCTGGGGATGTCGACCGGCGTGATCGGCTTCGTGCAGTACCTCGGCTACCTGTGGCCGGACATGACCCCGGGCCAGGGCGACCTCGTCGGCCTCGTCGTCACCGCCGGCATCCTCGCGCTGCTGTGGCGGCGGGTGGAGAACATCGCCAGGCTCACCGTCGTGCTGTGGACGGTGATGATCGCCTCCGTCGCCCTGGTCATCACCGCCGCCTTCACCCACTTCAGCCCCGAGCGCGCCTTCACCTATCCCGCCCACGCCTTCGAGCTGACGTCCGGTCACTTCTGGACCGGCTTCGCGGCCGGCCTGACGATCGGCATCTACGACTACCTCGGCTACAACACCGTCGCGTACATGGGAGCCGAGATCAGACGGCCGGGACGCACCATCCCCCGCGCCGTCCTCACCTCGATCACCGGCATCATGACGATCTACCTGCTGCTCCAGATCGGCACCCTGGGTGTCGTGGACTGGAGGGACATGCTCGACCCGCACTCCACGGCGTCCTCCTCCGTCGCCTCCGCCGTGCTGGAGAGGGCCTGGGGCAGGGGCGCCGCCGACACCGTGACGGTACTCATCCTCGTCACCGCCGTCGCCTCCGTCTTCACCGGCCTCCTCGGCGGCTCCCGGGTCCCCTACGACGCCGCCCGCGACCGGGTCTTCTTCCGCCCGTACGGCACGCTCCACCCGCGTCACCGCTTCCCCGTGCTGGGCCTGCTGACCATGGGGGCGGTGATGGCCGCCGGCTTCCTCCTGGGGCGGCACACCGACCTGGCCACGATCATCCAGTTGCTCACCACCGTCATGGTGATCGTGCAGTCGCTGGCCCAGATCGCCGCGGTCACCGTGCTGCGCCGCCGCCAGCCGGGCCTTCGCCGCCCGTACCGGATGTGGCTCTACCCCGTGCCCAGCCTCGTGGGCCTGGTGGGCTGGCTGGTCATCTACGGCTACGCGGACGCCAACTCGCCCGGCCGGCACCCCATCGAATGGTCGCTGGCATGGGTCGGTGCGGGTGTCGTGGCCTTCCTCGCCTGGGCCCGTTACGAGAAGGAGTGGCCGTTCGGCCCGAAGCGGATCAGCGAGGAGTACCTGCACGGCGCCGACCCGGACGCCGAGCGCCCCGGCGGGGACGAGGGGGAGCGGGGCATCGAGGGCACGGTGGGGGCTGCCGGAGGGAGCTGA